The segment CTGGGGAGCCCGGCCACCGCGGGCCTAGGGACCCTCGGGCTCCTCTCCTGAGCTGAGCAACCTGCCGAGCGCTCTCCCCCTCCTCCGCGTCTTCCCTGACTTCTCCTTCCTTTGCAGAGCCGCTGTCTCGAGCCCCAACCCCGCCACCATGAGAGCCCTGCTGGCCTGCCTGCTCCTCGGCGCCCTGGCCCTCAGCGACTCGGAAGTGAGTGGCCTCCCGGCTTTGGGAGGGAGCTTGCTTGCTCAGGGGACCCCTGAACAGCTTCGGCGGAAGCAGGGGGCTGCAAAGGAAGCTGGAGTTTGAATTCTGCCAGCAGCAGGGCGTCTCGGGGAGATAGGGCAGGTGTGGCAGTGGGGGACCGTGGGGGACACGGAACCCAGGGGCTTCGGCTTGCCAGCAGGGAGTGACAGGCCCCCTGAGAGGTGATGCTCGCTGGAGTCCATCCACTTCTCAGCTGGAAACCCATGTTCTTACTTTTGCTGGCTAGTTAGATAAGCTCAGGGGGAGGAAAGAGGGAGCTGAAGGGGAAAGTGAATTTTAGGATTGGAGCCAGTTTATCCTCACCTTGGAGTCCCTGGAGTATTGGGCATCTTGTGACCcctgttcccttttccttctctcttccagggcagccaGGAACTACACAGAGCATCTGGTGCACGTGAGTATCCACCCCTTGCCTCATCTCTGGCTGCACTGACATCGTAGATAAGCCTCAGGGGGCGGCCGCTCCCTGTCCCTGCTGCAGGGCTGGCTCCCCCCCTGGCCTCCCCACGCCCTTGCTTATCTCACCTTTGTGCTCTCCAGTGAAATGTGGCTGTCTGAACGGAGGAACCTGTGTGTCCTACAAGTACTTCTCCAACATCCAGCGATGCAACTGCCCAAAGAATTTCCAAGGGGAACACTGTGAGATAGGTATGGGGATCTTGATGCcaactggggaggtgggggcatGACACACTTCAGGGTAGGGGGAGATGGGTGGGATGCAAAAGCAGGCAGGAGTTTGGAGCTGGAGGTGGGGTATCTTCATCTCTGTGTAATACACACCgtcaaacacaaacacacacttccAAATCGTCTCATGAAACAGTGGCTGCACACATGTgaggtggggtggaaggggagaccCCTTGGCAGGCTCTTCTGCCCTATCTGAGACCACGCGAGCCCCTGCAGGCTCTCTACTTATGGTCTCTGGGCTTTCTCCTCTGCCTAATATTCTCTCATCCTCACATCCTCCCGTAGATGCCTCACAAACCTGCTATCAGGGGAACGGTTACTCCTACAGAGGGAAGGCCAGTGTCGACATTCTGAACCGGCCCTGCCTGGCCTGGGACTCTGCCACTGTCCGCCAGAAGACGTACCACGCCCACAGAAGTGACGCCCGGCAGCTGGGCCTGGGCAAGCACAATTACTGCAGGTGAGGTGGTGCGGCAAGGACCGCGAACCTGCCCCACAGCCTCGCCAGAACCCTTGGCACCAACCCCTCTGCTTCCAGAAGGCTGGCCATGGCATAACAAAAGCCAGACCTCTGGCTGGGTGTTGCCTGGAGGGGAGGACGCAGGGCAGGCATCCGGGAATGACGCCCCGCTCCCTTCTCTGTTGCCAGGAACCCAGACAATCAGAGGTGGCCCTGGTGCTATGTGCAGGTCGGCCTAAAACAGCTTGTCCAAGAGTGTATGGTGAACCACTGCTCTGTTGGTGAGTGTCATCGACTTGCTTAGGACAAAGTCCCCGTATGTCCCCTCATTCCGTCGGAGGCGGGATGAGGAGGGAGGTCTGTCTGGCCCCAAAGAACCGCGAGGTCAGAAGGCGAGGAGGGGACCCTTGACCCTACCTGCCTTCCCAAGACGTCcatctctttctcctccaggagaGAGGCCCACCCCTCCTCAGGCAAAACCAGAGTTTCAGTGTGGCCAGAAGGCTCTAAGACCCCGCTTTAAGATTATCGGGGGAGAGCCCACCAGCATCGAGAACCAGCCGTGGTTTGCAACTATCTACCGGAAGCACCAGGGAGGCTCGGTTACCTACGTGTGCGGCGGTAGCCTCATCAGTCCTTGCTGGGTCGTCAGCGCCACACACTGCTTCATGTACGTCCCTCGGTCTCTTTTCCCTGATGGCCCTGCCCCTGCATACCCCAAATACATTCTTTTCTCCCATCCAGCAAAGGGATCCGTCCACTTCAattctccccctccacccagcCCCTCTCCGTGTGACCCACGGCCTTGGGGACAAGTCACACTCTGAGGTTGCAGGGGTGGGCAAGAAGGGACAGGATCTAATGGCATCAGGGTGTCTGACATGTTTCACCTCCCACAGTGATGACCCAAAGAAGGAGAAATACATTGTCTACCTGGGCCGGGCCGGGCGGACTTCCGGTACGCCTGGGGAGATGAAGTTTGAGGTGAAAGAGCTGATCTTGCATGAGGACTATAGCGCCGACACCCTGGCTCATCACAACGATATTGGTGAGTGGGAGACCCTCAGCCGACGTGATGGTGatggctggggggggaggggtccAAGAGGAGACCCCAGTGGGAGGTTGAGGTTATGGGAAAACTTGAAGATGCTTCTGTACCCAACAAAGGGACGGTGGGGAAGGGTTCAGCATAAAAATGCGAGGGGCCTGGTGCTCTATGTAGAGTTCCTGACTTCCTCAATTGGATGGGCACCTCTGGGTGGAAATAACCCCACAGGCATATATGGCTTGGGCTGAAATTCTTATTtataggaattagaaaaaagacGCCCCCTCCCCTGTTGGATGCAGCCTCTCTCAGGGATGTCGAACTTGCCAAATAGTGTGTTTCAGCCCCGCTCCCTCAGCTGGGGCTTTTCTCAGGAGGCCTTTACAATTGTGTATTGCGGCTCTCATATCTTAAGTTTTTGATAGCGGCTGGAACAAAGCTCCGGGGGCGTGGAACAGGGCAGACTTGTTCCAGGAGACTAGCTACCAGCAGATCTCCCGGGATGATCTCTGACCTTACAGAGACTAACCTAGGGATAGTCATAGCCACTTCCTCAGCATTTGGAGGAGAAAGGTGGTGACCTCCTGACCGGGTCCTGACCTTTCCCCTCTGACCCTCTGACCCTACCCTGTCCCCGCAGCTTTGCTGAAGATCCGTACCAAAGAGGGTCAGTGTGCGCAGCCGTCCCGGTCCATCCAGACTGTCTGCCTGCCCAGGCCGAGTAGGGATGCCTCTTTCGGTGAAAGCTGTGAGATCACTGGCTTCGGTTTAGAGAATTCCAGTAAGTGACTTTTGGGGCTGGCTGAGGGGGTTTTGAGGAATGTTGGGATGAGAAAATGAGCTCAGCTCAATCCAGGGAGGACCATAGGGTTAAAGATGGGAGCTTTCTGGGGGCAGCAGGTGGGGAGCATCGTCCAGGGCCATCAAGGTAAACAGATGGAGTGGGGTGGTGAAGGGGCCGTGGGTGTGGTAAAGGCTCCGATTGGGGTGGGAAAAGGATAAGGGCTTAAATGAAAGCCTGGGAAGATCCATCTTAACCAAGCCCTCCCCGTTCTCTCCCCCCAGCGGACTATTTTTATCCAGAGCAGCTGAAAATGTCTGTTGTGAAGCTGGTTTCCCACCAGGAGTGTCAGCAGCCCCACTACTACGGCTCTGAAGTCACCACCAAAATGCTGTGTGCCGCTGACCCGCAGTGGAATACAGATACCTGCAAGGTGAGAGTCCCAAGCTTCTCCATCCAGCACCCCAGATCTCCCTGGGCCTGTCCCCGTCAGCTTGCAGGAGCCTCTGTCTAGCCAAAGCCCCAAGAAGCCAGAATCTAGAGCTCAGGTCTTTGGGGGTTTAGAGTCCTAATGTGTTTAATAAAAATCTCCATTGAGTCTGGCTCTGTGTTAGGCACCTCGGACTGGGGCAGGCAGGGACTAAAGACGGTAAGAAAGAGGAGACAATAGAAGGCAATCTAACCAAGGGCTAAAAAGTGTGGGGTGAAGTCTCTGGAGTCTGATGATTAGGAGGGGGAGTGAGTGCAGACTAGATGGTCACAGAGGCAAGGCTTTATGGAGAACGGGACCTGAGAGGGACTGGAGGAgccagagggaagaaaagagggtgTTTCCAGCTAAAGGTTCCCAAATGAGAGGAAACATGGTACAGtccaggaaggggaggagaagtAGGCTCTGGGAACAGGGATGGAATGGTGGCAGGTACCAGGGCTTTGAAAGCCAAGCAGAGGGTTTCGAACTTAATGTGTTGGGAAACTGGAAAGGCACTAAAGACTTTTGACGCGGAAAACTCTTCCCATCTCCCTCAGGCATGGGTGGGCGGTGGGATCAGGAggcccctctccccatcccccacttcTCCCAGC is part of the Dasypus novemcinctus isolate mDasNov1 chromosome 6, mDasNov1.1.hap2, whole genome shotgun sequence genome and harbors:
- the PLAU gene encoding urokinase-type plasminogen activator isoform X2 — encoded protein: MRALLACLLLGALALSDSEGSQELHRASGALKCGCLNGGTCVSYKYFSNIQRCNCPKNFQGEHCEIDASQTCYQGNGYSYRGKASVDILNRPCLAWDSATVRQKTYHAHRSDARQLGLGKHNYCRNPDNQRWPWCYVQVGLKQLVQECMVNHCSVERPTPPQAKPEFQCGQKALRPRFKIIGGEPTSIENQPWFATIYRKHQGGSVTYVCGGSLISPCWVVSATHCFIDDPKKEKYIVYLGRAGRTSGTPGEMKFEVKELILHEDYSADTLAHHNDIALLKIRTKEGQCAQPSRSIQTVCLPRPSRDASFGESCEITGFGLENSTDYFYPEQLKMSVVKLVSHQECQQPHYYGSEVTTKMLCAADPQWNTDTCKGDSGGPLVCSSQGRLTLTGIVSWGKGCALKNKPGVYTRVSRFLPWIRTHTGEEENGLGL
- the PLAU gene encoding urokinase-type plasminogen activator isoform X1; protein product: MRALLACLLLGALALSDSEGSQELHRASGALKCGCLNGGTCVSYKYFSNIQRCNCPKNFQGEHCEIDASQTCYQGNGYSYRGKASVDILNRPCLAWDSATVRQKTYHAHRSDARQLGLGKHNYCRNPDNQRWPWCYVQVGLKQLVQECMVNHCSVGERPTPPQAKPEFQCGQKALRPRFKIIGGEPTSIENQPWFATIYRKHQGGSVTYVCGGSLISPCWVVSATHCFIDDPKKEKYIVYLGRAGRTSGTPGEMKFEVKELILHEDYSADTLAHHNDIALLKIRTKEGQCAQPSRSIQTVCLPRPSRDASFGESCEITGFGLENSTDYFYPEQLKMSVVKLVSHQECQQPHYYGSEVTTKMLCAADPQWNTDTCKGDSGGPLVCSSQGRLTLTGIVSWGKGCALKNKPGVYTRVSRFLPWIRTHTGEEENGLGL